From a region of the Hemibagrus wyckioides isolate EC202008001 linkage group LG06, SWU_Hwy_1.0, whole genome shotgun sequence genome:
- the ctdsp1 gene encoding carboxy-terminal domain RNA polymerase II polypeptide A small phosphatase 1 isoform X2, with protein sequence MDAPSSIITQVSRDEEPSAPLRDKGAPVHVASNSKKPRNRGFFHSFFCCMCHDETDQLPVNNNAPLLVEENGTISKVPAKPLLPQIKSKDVGKICVVIDLDETLVHSSFKPVNNADFIIPVEIDGAVHQVYVLKRPHVDEFLKRMGELFECVLFTASLAKYADPVSDLLDKWGAFRCRLFRESCVFHRGNYVKDLSRLGRDLNKVIIVDNSPASYIFHPDNAVPVASWFDDMSDTELLDLIPFFERLSKVDDVYAVLKQQRTSS encoded by the exons ATGGACGCGCCGTCATCCATCATCACGCAAGTGAGTCGGGATGAAGAGCCGAGCGCTCCTCTGCGGGATAAAG gtGCTCCAGTGCATGTGGCATCAAACTCAAAGAAGCCCCGCAACCGTGGCTTTTTCCACAGCTTCTTCTGCTGCATGTGTCATGACGAAACAGATCAGCTGCCTGTCAACAACAATGCACCACTGCTGGTGGAAGAGAATGGAACCATCTCAAAA GTGCCAGCTAAGCCACTCCTTCCCCAGATCAAGTCTAAAGATGTAGGAAAGATTTGCGTAGTGATTGATCTGGATGAGACGCTAGTGCACAGTTCATTTAAG CCGGTGAACAATGCTGATTTTATCATTCCGGTGGAAATTGATGGAGCTGTACACCAG GTGTATGTACTGAAGCGACCTCACGTTGACGAGTTCTTAAAGCGAATGGGCGAATTATtcgagtgtgtgttgttcacTGCAAGCTTAGCCAAG TACGCAGATCCCGTGTCAGACCTGCTGGATAAGTGGGGTGCCTTCCGCTGCCGTCTCTTTCGAGAATCCTGCGTGTTTCATCGCGGAAACTATGTCAAGGACCTGAGCCGCCTGGGCAGGGACCTAAACAAAGTCATCATCGTGGACAACTCGCCAGCATCATACATCTTCCACCCAGACAATGCT GTACCCGTAGCCTCTTGGTTTGACGACATGTCTGACACAGAGCTGTTGGATTTGATCCCATTCTTTGAAAGACTGAGTAAAGTGGATGACGTGTACGCTGTGCTCAAACAGCAGAGGACTAGCAGCTAG
- the ctdsp1 gene encoding uncharacterized protein ctdsp1 isoform X1, protein MPAELCFDPSKALQQDCPTKERKTLEVTTESSMISAEQKTSDDSAMHQTVSGLMQPDGNYIKNGQLSGELTEQDELDCSESSSVSEFDLERSESFPISSDFVHSIENNECSQYSMESNISDQTVTEEQEPEEFLLFQAIDTKIQELVLSDLEMLYEHDIESEQPSEDSSDEGSEEISVSDFYEQCGEQDPNADLELDNEPCRSFEQCKLNNQNMPCECHTTHFESSEMCQAFKESMPAGLSGSLEQQPPAGQTENTDDGELTAENCHGSCTDSFESSVESQLSDDFAEQTLQNQSFGYYTEPDYSQLSLNETESVKMLEQCSGCGKYFEKREIAEQCQPFEHAQNSEDSQQSESLENSSESCEAFGTQCSVFHTSELPRENPPTEHDTNEVKKRAERDTMFIRSMETFEARWLLQFLAVDGHVKNTFEKEEVEDLSVAISGPSDESLPCDDDGESVIEPLDACGEPRTLCGECEMRENAHLDCDMPSELFELCDVDAGAFNQEYDESKAGESVVKAASIDECSEEEYVDCIDSKSQGSAETDESFKSFIDEPEEIYLVQTEDSKPIHNLPEKDECCTTLRHEAVDDLADAPDPCTHDGVEAHEHTQESCSEPKALEKEIYKTYAEALCSGLCTEMVQSPKPCLEHTVPIDEEEYGPEFNDEDTSADDVEDQDPEVFFEDEKDVESHEETIGLDLSDESAGEIYELPTVDEREIYKRHASDPCSIQSECHEEGISAHETYAEHDRITENEFTEVSIPVEKEVEHNLVSETDPDQNESANKNEASSSNANDDIQIKEENVPENVDEAEEVHGPCCGEIEACEDVDTCLFSSEELADVEKCIELNASEDPQNGAQDLLIVQDAIEPQPDEEPPKDPEPPGCCSVSLDLTETTEQNNDSPSQSKCSEKLDEIVHQVVRSKTTEHSEPDDFFKLAGENASSEQIEASEDTEASDDEDYPECCDCEFCVQPIEQVPAKPLLPQIKSKDVGKICVVIDLDETLVHSSFKPVNNADFIIPVEIDGAVHQVYVLKRPHVDEFLKRMGELFECVLFTASLAKYADPVSDLLDKWGAFRCRLFRESCVFHRGNYVKDLSRLGRDLNKVIIVDNSPASYIFHPDNAVPVASWFDDMSDTELLDLIPFFERLSKVDDVYAVLKQQRTSS, encoded by the exons ATGCCAGCTGAACTCTGTTTTGACCCTTCAAAAGCTTTACAGCAAGACTGTCCTACAAAGGAGAGGAAGACTTTGGAAGTCACGACAGAATCGAGCATGATTTCTGCAGAACAGAAAACATCTGATGATTCTGCAATGCACCAGACTGTTTCTGGATTAATGCAGCCTGATggaaattatattaaaaatggacAGCTGAGTGGAGAATTAACAGAGCAAGACGAACTGGATTGTTCGGAGAgcagcagtgtgtctgaattCGACTTGGAGCGCAGTGAGTCTTTTCCAATAAGCAGTGATTTTGTCCACTCGATTGAAAACAATGAATGCTCTCAATACAGCATGGAGTCAAACATTAGTGACCAAACTGTAACGGAAGAACAGGAACCAGAGGAGTTTCTTTTATTTCAGGCTATAGATACTAAAATCCAAGAGCTTGTTTTATCAGACCTTGAAATGCTTTATGAGCATGATATAGAATCTGAACAACCTTCAGAGGACAGTAGTGATGAAGGTTCTGAAGAAATCAGTGTTTCAGATTTTTATGAGCAATGCGGCGAACAAGATCCAAATGCCGATCTTGAACTGGATAACGAACCATGCAGATCCTTTGAACAATGTAAGCTTAACAATCAAAACATGCCCTGTGAATGCCATACCACACATTTTGAATCCTCTGAAATGTGCCAGGCCTTTAAAGAAAGCATGCCAGCTGGACTCTCTGGGTCCCTTGAGCAGCAACCACCTGCTGgacaaacagaaaacacagaTGACGGTGAGTTAACTGCGGAAAACTGCCATGGATCCTGTACAGACTCATTTGAGAGCTCCGTGGAAAGCCAGCTCTCTGATGACTTTGCTGAACAGACTTTACAGAATCAGAGCTTTGGCTATTACACTGAACCAGACTATAGCCAGCTGTCTTTAAATGAAACTGAAAGTGTTAAGATGCTAGAGCAATGCTCAGGTTGCGGAAAATACTTTGAGAAACGTGAAATTGCTGAACAGTGCCAGCCCTTTGAGCATGCTCAGAATTCGGAAGACTCGCAACAAAGCGAATCTTTAGAAAACTCCTCTGAATCGTGTGAAGCTTTTGGAACACAGTGCTCTGTGTTTCACACCTCTGAACTCCCTAGAGAAAACCCTCCTACAGAACATGACACAAATGAGGTTAAAAAGCGGGCAGAGCGTGATACGATGTTCATCAGATCAATGGAAACCTTTGAGGCTCGTTGGCTCTTGCAGTTTCTTGCTGTTGACGGTCACGTAAAGAATACCTTTGAAAAGGAGGAAGTCGAGGACCTCAGTGTTGCAATCAGTGGGCCAAGTGATGAATCACTCCCCTGTGACGATGATGGCGAATCTGTAATCGAACCCTTGGATGCCTGTGGTGAGCCGAGGACGCTTTGTGGAGAGTGtgaaatgagagaaaatgcACATTTAGATTGTGACATGCCTTCTGAGCTGTTTGAACTTTGTGATGTTGACGCTGGAGCATTCAACCAGGAATATGATGAAAGCAAAGCCGGAGAGTCGGTTGTGAAAGCAGCGTCAATAGATGAATGTAGCGAAGAGGAATATGTTGACTGTATCGATAGCAAAAGCCAAGGCAGTGCTGAAACAGATGAGTCATTTAAAAGTTTTATTGATGAGCCCGAGGAGATCTATCTTGTTCAAACCGAGGACAGCAAACCTATACATAATCTCCCAGAGAAGGATGAATGCTGTACTACACTCAGACATGAGGCTGTTGATGACCTAGCTGATGCCCCTGATCCATGTACACACGATGGAGTAGAAGCACATGAACATACTCAGGAATCCTGCTCTGAACCAAAAGCTttagagaaagaaatatataaaacatatgcAGAGGCCCTTTGCTCTGGACTATGCACAGAAATGGTTCAAAGCCCGAAACCCTGCCTTGAACACACCGTGCCCATTGATGAGGAAGAATATggacctgaatttaatgatgaAGATACCTCAGCTGATGATGTGGAAGACCAGGACCCTGAAGTCTTCTTTGAAGATGAAAAGGATGTGGAATCTCATGAGGAAACGATTGGGCTTGATCTGTCTGATGAGAGTGCTGGTGAAATTTATGAACTTCCTACTGTGGATGAAAGAGAGATTTACAAGAGACATGCCTCGGATCCCTGTTCTATTCAGAGCGAATGTCACGAAGAAGGAATCTCTGCCCATGAAACGTATGCTGAACATGACCGCATTACAGAAAATGAGTTCACCGAGGTTTCCATACCCGTAGAAAAGGAAGTTGAACACAATCTCGTTTCTGAGACAGATCCAGATCAAAATGAAAgtgcaaataaaaatgaagcatCCTCGTCTAACGCGAATGATGATATCCagataaaagaagaaaatgtgcCAGAAAATGTAGATGAAGCAGAGGAAGTTCATGGACCTTGCTGTGGCGAGATAGAAGCATGTGAAGATGTAGACACATGTCTATTTTCCTCTGAAGAGTTAGCTGATGTTGAAAAATGCATTGAATTAAATGCAAGTGAAGATCCCCAGAACGGCGCTCAAGACTTACTGATTGTGCAAGATGCCATCGAGCCTCAACCCGACGAAGAGCCTCCCAAAGATCCAGAGCCACCTGGGTGTTGTAGTGTATCGCTAGATCTAACCGAAACAACGGAGCAAAACAATGATTCTCCATCTCAAAGTAAATGTAGTGAAAAACTGGACGAAATCGTACATCAAGTCGTGCGAAGTAAAACGACCGAGCACAGTGAGCCAGACGACTTTTTTAAGCTAGCTGGTGAAAACGCATCCTCTGAACAGATCGAAGCTTCCGAGGACACAGAGGCCTCTGACGACGAGGATTACCCCGAGTGCTGCGATTGTGAATTCTGTGTGCAGCCTATAGAACAG GTGCCAGCTAAGCCACTCCTTCCCCAGATCAAGTCTAAAGATGTAGGAAAGATTTGCGTAGTGATTGATCTGGATGAGACGCTAGTGCACAGTTCATTTAAG CCGGTGAACAATGCTGATTTTATCATTCCGGTGGAAATTGATGGAGCTGTACACCAG GTGTATGTACTGAAGCGACCTCACGTTGACGAGTTCTTAAAGCGAATGGGCGAATTATtcgagtgtgtgttgttcacTGCAAGCTTAGCCAAG TACGCAGATCCCGTGTCAGACCTGCTGGATAAGTGGGGTGCCTTCCGCTGCCGTCTCTTTCGAGAATCCTGCGTGTTTCATCGCGGAAACTATGTCAAGGACCTGAGCCGCCTGGGCAGGGACCTAAACAAAGTCATCATCGTGGACAACTCGCCAGCATCATACATCTTCCACCCAGACAATGCT GTACCCGTAGCCTCTTGGTTTGACGACATGTCTGACACAGAGCTGTTGGATTTGATCCCATTCTTTGAAAGACTGAGTAAAGTGGATGACGTGTACGCTGTGCTCAAACAGCAGAGGACTAGCAGCTAG